One window of the Macaca thibetana thibetana isolate TM-01 chromosome 1, ASM2454274v1, whole genome shotgun sequence genome contains the following:
- the VAMP3 gene encoding vesicle-associated membrane protein 3 has protein sequence MSTGPAAAPGSNRRLQQTQNQVDEVVDIMRVNVDKVLERDQKLSELDDRADALQAGASQFETSAAKLKRKYWWKNCKMWAIGITVLLIFIIIIIVWVVSS, from the exons AT GTCTACAGGTCCAGCTGCTGCCCCTGGCAGTAATCGAAGACTTCAGCAGACACAAAATCAAGTAGATGAG GTGGTGGACATAATGCGAGTTAATGTGGACAAGGTTCTGGAAAGAGACCAGAAGCTCTCTGAGTTAGACGACCGTGCAGATGCACTGCAGGCAGGCGCTTCTCAATTTGAAACGAGTGCAGCCAAGTTGAAGAGGAAATATTGGTGGAAGAATTGCAAG ATGTGGGCAATCGGGATTACTGTTCTGcttatcttcatcatcatcatcatcg tgtgggttgtctcttcatga